Proteins encoded in a region of the Nitrospirota bacterium genome:
- a CDS encoding vitamin B12-dependent ribonucleotide reductase, whose protein sequence is METIKNDLNKSEEVSTAFDSSQFPFPDISPNALRVLEKRYLAKNEEGKTVETPQELFMRVAKNIATAELKYPLGNFDKANVEFYQLMANLEFLPNSPTLMNAGRDLQQLSACFVLPVEDSMEGIFEVVKQAAIIHKTGGGTGFSFTRLRPKDDVVKTTGGVASGPVSFMKVFNHATEAVKQGGTRRGANMGILRVDHPDILDFISCKDDTKEITNFNISVAITDNFMEAVRRNESYDLISPRSKKAVKQMDARMVFDKIASQAHKNGEPGLFFIDPTNRTNPTPHISEMEATNPCGEQPLLPYESCNLGSINLEKHLIEKEGQYEINWIRLEKSIRTSVHFLDNVIDMNKYPIAEIEKITKSNRKIGLGIMGFARILYKLGIGYDTEAGVDMGRKIMAFFKQVGYDASRKLAEERGVYANWKGSLHEQQGHAIRNSYVTTVAPTGTISMIADTSGGCEPEFSLIWYKNVMGGEHLPYVQDYFIEVAKREGFWYEGLLEKIIANHGSSRGIKEIPPKWQEVFVTSHDIAPEWHVRMQAAFQEHTDSAVSKTINLSSSATVEDVKKAYLLAYRLNCKGITVYRDGSRDEQVMNLGTSSKNQSAAPAATPSPTKSVTVNMALNTPTAVPQAPASPLIQIRPRPSITHGSTAKKPTSCGDLYLTINEDDNGNPFEVFANMGKAGGCEASQNEATGRLISLALRAGVEPDAIVKQLIGIRCNKPFGLGDNRVESCSDGIAKMMYGYLAKHKDYQAKTMVLATQGRVTSACPDCGCELQFGEGCEKCSNCGFSRCS, encoded by the coding sequence ATGGAAACGATCAAGAATGATTTGAATAAAAGTGAGGAAGTGTCGACCGCTTTTGATTCCTCGCAATTTCCTTTTCCTGACATTTCTCCTAATGCGCTTCGCGTCCTGGAAAAGCGCTATCTGGCGAAGAATGAAGAAGGAAAAACTGTGGAAACTCCCCAGGAACTATTCATGAGAGTCGCTAAAAACATCGCGACTGCTGAACTGAAATATCCTCTCGGAAATTTTGATAAAGCCAATGTCGAATTTTATCAACTCATGGCCAATTTGGAATTTCTGCCGAACTCACCTACATTGATGAACGCGGGAAGAGATCTTCAGCAGCTTTCAGCCTGTTTTGTCCTCCCGGTTGAAGATTCAATGGAAGGAATTTTCGAAGTGGTCAAGCAGGCGGCAATCATCCATAAGACAGGCGGCGGAACAGGTTTTTCTTTTACACGCCTGCGTCCGAAAGATGACGTCGTTAAGACCACCGGGGGAGTGGCTTCCGGTCCTGTCTCGTTTATGAAAGTATTTAACCATGCTACAGAAGCGGTTAAACAAGGGGGCACGCGCCGGGGTGCCAATATGGGGATTCTGAGGGTTGATCATCCCGACATTCTTGATTTTATCAGTTGTAAAGATGATACCAAAGAAATTACCAATTTCAATATCAGTGTGGCGATTACCGATAACTTTATGGAGGCGGTACGAAGGAATGAATCCTACGATTTAATCAGTCCCCGGTCTAAAAAGGCCGTTAAGCAGATGGATGCCCGAATGGTTTTTGATAAAATAGCCTCACAGGCCCATAAAAATGGTGAACCGGGACTTTTCTTTATCGATCCGACCAATCGGACAAATCCGACCCCCCATATTTCCGAAATGGAAGCGACAAATCCCTGCGGAGAACAGCCATTACTCCCCTATGAGTCGTGTAACCTTGGAAGCATAAACCTTGAGAAACATCTGATCGAGAAAGAAGGCCAGTATGAAATCAACTGGATCCGGCTCGAAAAATCGATCCGGACTTCGGTTCATTTCCTCGACAATGTGATCGATATGAATAAATATCCGATTGCTGAGATTGAAAAGATAACCAAATCGAATCGTAAAATAGGTCTGGGAATCATGGGCTTTGCCCGGATCCTTTACAAGCTGGGAATCGGATACGATACAGAAGCGGGTGTGGATATGGGAAGAAAGATCATGGCCTTCTTCAAACAGGTCGGATACGATGCCTCCAGAAAACTAGCGGAAGAGAGAGGGGTTTATGCCAACTGGAAAGGCTCTCTCCACGAACAGCAGGGTCATGCAATCCGGAATTCTTATGTCACGACCGTAGCCCCGACCGGAACGATCAGCATGATTGCAGACACTTCCGGAGGGTGTGAGCCGGAGTTCTCTTTGATCTGGTACAAGAATGTGATGGGCGGTGAACATCTTCCCTATGTTCAGGACTATTTTATCGAAGTGGCGAAACGGGAAGGATTCTGGTACGAAGGGCTCCTTGAGAAAATCATTGCCAACCATGGATCTTCCCGTGGTATCAAAGAGATCCCTCCAAAGTGGCAGGAGGTTTTTGTGACCTCTCATGATATTGCTCCGGAATGGCATGTCCGCATGCAGGCCGCGTTTCAGGAACATACTGACAGTGCGGTTTCCAAGACCATCAACCTCTCCTCTTCGGCCACCGTGGAAGATGTCAAAAAGGCCTATCTTCTGGCCTACCGGTTGAATTGCAAAGGGATTACCGTCTATCGTGATGGAAGTCGGGACGAACAGGTGATGAATCTGGGAACGAGCAGCAAAAATCAGAGCGCGGCTCCCGCAGCGACGCCTTCTCCTACGAAATCAGTTACCGTGAATATGGCCTTGAATACGCCGACAGCCGTTCCTCAAGCTCCGGCGAGCCCTCTGATTCAGATCCGTCCGAGGCCATCGATTACCCATGGAAGCACCGCCAAAAAACCGACCTCTTGCGGAGATCTCTATCTGACGATCAACGAAGATGATAATGGGAACCCTTTTGAAGTGTTTGCCAATATGGGAAAAGCGGGAGGATGCGAGGCCTCCCAGAATGAAGCGACCGGACGCTTGATTTCATTGGCCCTCCGGGCGGGAGTGGAGCCGGATGCAATTGTCAAACAGTTAATCGGTATCCGTTGCAACAAGCCGTTTGGCCTGGGGGATAACCGGGTAGAATCCTGTTCCGACGGCATTGCCAAAATGATGTATGGCTATCTTGCCAAACATAAGGATTATCAGGCGAAAACAATGGTTCTGGCCACGCAAGGGAGAGTGACGTCGGCCTGTCCTGATTGCGGGTGCGAACTTCAGTTCGGAGAGGGATGTGAAAAGTGCAGTAACTGCGGCTTTTCCCGATGCTCGTAA
- a CDS encoding heme-binding protein, which translates to MTGFFVSNRNILLGSGIILSVLFCYVQLAQAELPKASYLPLEIAQKIANGALKKCHEDGYQVSVVVVDRAGVILVEIRHELAGPHTLNSGFRKAFTAASLGRSTQDLTNMIKDRPDLSGLRNMDDRILILAGGLPIKIENQLIGGIGVGGAPGGNLDEACAKAGLDTIIPEGK; encoded by the coding sequence ATGACAGGTTTTTTTGTTTCCAATAGAAACATACTCCTTGGGTCAGGTATCATTCTTTCGGTTTTATTTTGTTATGTTCAATTAGCCCAGGCGGAGCTCCCCAAAGCGTCTTATCTTCCGCTTGAAATCGCCCAGAAGATCGCAAACGGGGCCTTAAAAAAATGCCATGAAGATGGATATCAGGTCAGTGTCGTGGTCGTCGATCGCGCAGGAGTGATTCTGGTTGAGATACGACATGAACTTGCCGGTCCGCATACGCTTAACAGCGGCTTTCGAAAAGCCTTTACCGCAGCGAGCCTGGGGAGATCGACCCAGGATCTGACCAATATGATTAAAGACAGACCGGATCTTTCGGGACTAAGAAATATGGATGACCGGATCCTGATTTTGGCCGGCGGTCTTCCGATTAAAATCGAGAATCAACTGATTGGGGGCATTGGAGTGGGAGGAGCGCCCGGAGGGAATCTGGATGAAGCCTGTGCCAAAGCCGGATTAGATACGATTATTCCTGAAGGAAAATAG
- the mtgA gene encoding monofunctional biosynthetic peptidoglycan transglycosylase, giving the protein MKKIPVVIFLGLVMLLLVFWITLPDVSGLKWKNPKKTSFMEFREHESKTSGQKNTIHQEWVSFSKFSPFLIKALVIGEDRQFWHHEGFDYEAIQKAIEKDIQLKKFKRGGSTLTQQLAKNLYLTPEKSLLRKVKEAAITWQLERKLSKRRILEIYINIVEWGDGIYGAEAASRFYFGKPASELTAMESARLVSVLPNPRKYHPDGNQKYVVSRSAMIYQIMVDKGIILPELQEEVSEKKEGPTPPSEMPAPQLPDFSIQNK; this is encoded by the coding sequence TTGAAAAAAATTCCCGTAGTGATCTTTCTGGGTCTTGTTATGTTGCTTCTTGTTTTCTGGATCACGCTTCCAGATGTTTCTGGTTTAAAGTGGAAAAACCCGAAAAAAACCTCCTTCATGGAATTTCGTGAACATGAAAGCAAGACCTCGGGCCAAAAGAACACGATTCATCAGGAGTGGGTTTCTTTTTCCAAGTTTTCCCCGTTTCTCATTAAAGCGCTCGTCATCGGGGAAGACAGGCAATTTTGGCATCATGAAGGTTTCGATTATGAAGCGATTCAAAAAGCAATTGAAAAAGACATCCAGTTAAAGAAATTTAAGAGAGGGGGATCCACCCTGACTCAGCAGCTTGCCAAAAACCTTTATCTCACTCCTGAAAAATCGCTTCTGAGAAAAGTTAAAGAAGCGGCGATTACCTGGCAGTTGGAAAGAAAACTCTCAAAGCGACGAATTCTCGAGATTTATATCAATATTGTCGAGTGGGGAGACGGTATTTATGGTGCCGAAGCCGCATCGCGGTTCTACTTCGGAAAACCGGCATCGGAATTGACCGCGATGGAGTCCGCCCGCCTTGTTTCCGTCCTGCCGAATCCCCGGAAATATCATCCAGATGGGAACCAGAAATATGTCGTAAGCCGGTCCGCAATGATTTACCAGATCATGGTTGATAAAGGAATCATACTCCCTGAATTGCAGGAGGAAGTCAGCGAGAAAAAAGAAGGCCCCACTCCACCCTCTGAAATGCCGGCTCCGCAGTTACCGGATTTCTCCATTCAAAATAAATAG
- a CDS encoding slipin family protein, protein MELLSYPIILIIIVLIFLFNGVHILKEYERGVIFRLGRVSQALIGGNGPGLIIIIPVVDKLVKVTLRTVAMEVPPQDIITRDNVTVKVSAVIYFRVIDPQKAILQVENYLFATSQISQTTLRSVLGQNLLDDLLSKREEINVGLQRIIDQQTEPWGVKVANVEVKNVDLPQEMMRAIAKQAEAERERRAKVIHAEGEFQASQKLADAGGVIAQNPIALQLRYFQTLTEIAVEKNSTIIFPVPIEFLEPFLKDRKKDQG, encoded by the coding sequence ATGGAATTGCTTTCTTATCCGATCATTCTGATTATCATTGTTCTCATTTTTCTATTTAACGGAGTCCATATTCTAAAGGAGTATGAACGCGGGGTGATTTTCAGATTGGGCCGGGTAAGCCAGGCACTTATAGGAGGAAATGGTCCAGGTCTCATCATCATTATTCCGGTTGTCGATAAACTGGTCAAAGTGACCCTGCGGACCGTTGCGATGGAAGTTCCACCGCAGGACATTATCACCCGCGATAACGTTACCGTGAAGGTCTCAGCCGTAATTTATTTTAGGGTCATTGATCCTCAAAAAGCGATTCTGCAGGTCGAAAATTATCTCTTTGCCACTTCCCAGATTTCCCAGACGACCCTTCGAAGTGTTCTCGGTCAGAATCTTCTGGACGATCTCCTATCCAAGAGAGAAGAGATTAACGTTGGCCTTCAGAGAATCATTGATCAACAGACAGAGCCTTGGGGCGTAAAGGTTGCTAACGTAGAGGTCAAAAATGTCGATCTTCCCCAGGAAATGATGAGAGCGATTGCCAAACAGGCAGAAGCCGAACGGGAACGCCGTGCAAAGGTCATTCATGCCGAAGGGGAGTTCCAGGCCTCCCAGAAACTGGCCGATGCAGGGGGTGTGATTGCCCAGAATCCGATAGCGCTTCAACTCCGATATTTCCAGACTTTGACTGAGATTGCTGTTGAGAAGAATTCAACGATCATTTTCCCGGTACCGATTGAGTTTCTGGAGCCGTTTTTGAAGGATCGAAAAAAGGACCAAGGTTAA
- a CDS encoding DUF1499 domain-containing protein codes for MELNQTRERGQGGFSYLAVAAGLTVLVITAYLSSGFGSRMGWWHFKTGFLILKYGFYGAVVSFVLAMIGIYKTPKMAFSKDLIKSGPILMILLVLIVIPLKWVWKASHVPRIHDITTDLENPPPFKAILPLRAGAPNSASYGGESLASLQTQGYPDIKPLFLSLPPDQAFEKVLEQAEKTRWKIVAYNAEEKRIEATDTTFWFGFKDDIVIRVTPSNGGSRVDFRSLSRVGLSDVGTNAERIRCFISQLSRTS; via the coding sequence ATGGAATTGAATCAAACGAGAGAAAGAGGTCAGGGAGGGTTCAGCTATTTGGCCGTTGCCGCCGGACTCACCGTATTGGTCATAACCGCCTATCTGAGTTCAGGATTCGGTAGTCGGATGGGCTGGTGGCATTTTAAAACCGGATTTTTGATCTTGAAATACGGGTTTTATGGTGCTGTCGTTTCGTTTGTCCTTGCGATGATCGGCATTTATAAAACCCCGAAAATGGCGTTTTCAAAGGATTTGATTAAATCCGGTCCCATTCTGATGATCCTCCTGGTCCTGATTGTGATACCGCTGAAATGGGTCTGGAAAGCAAGCCATGTTCCGCGGATCCATGATATCACCACTGATCTTGAGAATCCCCCGCCTTTCAAGGCCATTCTCCCGTTACGGGCAGGCGCCCCCAATTCAGCCTCCTATGGGGGTGAGTCGTTGGCATCACTTCAAACACAGGGATATCCGGACATCAAACCGCTTTTTCTTTCTCTTCCCCCCGATCAGGCGTTTGAAAAAGTACTTGAGCAGGCGGAAAAAACACGTTGGAAAATCGTGGCCTATAATGCAGAAGAAAAACGGATTGAAGCGACGGATACCACCTTTTGGTTTGGATTCAAAGATGATATTGTCATCCGGGTCACACCGTCGAATGGCGGAAGCCGGGTTGATTTCCGGTCGCTCTCCCGCGTCGGTTTGAGCGATGTAGGAACCAACGCAGAGAGAATTCGATGTTTCATCAGTCAGCTTTCCCGAACGTCTTGA
- a CDS encoding DUF971 domain-containing protein, which yields MNTPSEIKRVGNIELRIIWDDHHESVFSINSLRKECPCAECLKIRNAPRNPLRIISGPVHSNVEIQEMSLAGNYGLNITFSDGHNTGIFSFDYLREICSCAICQKS from the coding sequence TTGAACACACCCTCTGAAATTAAAAGAGTCGGAAATATTGAACTCAGAATTATCTGGGACGACCACCATGAGTCGGTCTTTTCCATAAACTCGCTTAGAAAAGAGTGTCCTTGCGCCGAGTGCCTGAAAATACGAAATGCCCCGAGGAATCCATTGAGAATCATTTCCGGGCCGGTTCATTCGAACGTGGAAATTCAGGAAATGAGCCTGGCCGGCAACTACGGTCTGAATATTACGTTTAGCGATGGCCATAACACAGGAATTTTCTCATTTGATTACCTGAGAGAAATCTGTTCCTGTGCTATTTGCCAAAAATCCTGA